CCTTCAAGCCCAGGCAGCCGGTGGACTGGATGGTCTGCGACATCGTCGAGAAGCCGGCGCGCAACGCGGCCTTGCTGGAAACCTGGATCGGCGAGGGGTATTGCCGCGAAGCGGTGGTCAACCTGAAGCTGCCGATGAAACAGCGCTATGCGGAAGTGAAACGCTTGCTCGAGCGGATCGAGGAGGGCTTCAAGGCGCGCGGGATTCGCGTGGCCATCGGCTGCAAGCAGCTGTACCACGACCGTGAGGAAGTGACCTGCCATTTGCGCCGGCTGGATACCAAGAAGCCCAGGTCCTGATACGGCGTGTGTCTGTAGGAGCGCAGCTCGCTCGCGATGAACGATATCGCGGGCAAGCCTCGCTCCTGCAGGGTGAGGCAATACGGCAGTTGGCGCCGCTGCCGGCATTGCGCGACAATGCCGGCCAGTTTCAGGAGTGAGTCATGAGTCAAATCATCGATACGCCGGTCGACGGCACGCTGGATGCCACAGGGCTCAATTGCCCGGAACCGGTCATGATGCTGCACCAGCATATCCGTGACCTGCAGCCTGGCGGCCTGCTCAAGGTGATAGCCACCGATCCCTCGACCCGCCGCGACATCCCCAAGTTCTGCGTGTTCCTGGACCATGAGCTGGTCGCTCAGCAGGAAGAGGCCGGCACCTATCTGTACTGGATTCGCAAGAAGTCCGGTTAACCCGCCGCCCGGCTGATACGGATCCGCTTGCGCGCACTGCGTGCCAGGCGGATCGACAGCATCAGCGCCGCACAGCTCAAGCCCGCGATCAAGCCTTCCCACAGCCCGCTCGGGCCGCTGGCAGGACCGAACCAATCGGTCAGCCCCAGCACATATCCCACCGGCAGACCGATGCCCCAATAGGCGAGCAGTGTCAGGACCATGGTCACCCGGGTGTCCTGGTAGCCGCGCAGGGCGCCCGCGCAGATCACCTGGATCGCATCGGAGAACTGATAGAGCGCGGCATACACGATCAGCATCGCGGCCACCTGGATCACCGCAGTGTCCGGGGTGTAGATCGAGGCGATGGACTCGCGCAGCAGCAGGATCAGGCTCGCGGAGAACAAGGCGAACGCCAGCGCCGCGCCCAGCCCGACACCCGCGGCGAAGCGCGCCTGGTGCGGGTTGCCGGCGCCCAGGGCCTGGCCGACCCGCACCGTGACCGCCATGCCCAGGGAGTAAGGAATCATGAACAGCAGGGAACTGATGTTCAGGGCGATCTGGTGCCCGGCGACCACCGTGGCGCCGAGGCTGCCGATCAGCAGTGCAATCACCGCGAAGATGCTCGATTCGGCGAATACCGCGACGCCGATCGGCAGGCCCACGCCCAGCAGGCGCTTGATCACCGCCCATTGCGGCCAGTCGAAACGCTTGAACAGCTGGCTGCTCTGGTAGGCCGGCGCCCAGCGGGTCCAGGCGGCCATGCCGAGCATCATTGCCCACATGACGATGGCGGTGGCCCAGCCGCAACCGACGCCGCCCATGGCCGGCACGCCGAGATGGCCATAGATGAACACGTAGTTGATCGGAATGTTCAGCGCCAGGCCGCACAGGCCCATGACCATGCTCGGCCGCGTGCGGCCCAGGGCGTCGCTGAAGCAGCGCAGGACGTAATACAGGGCCACGGCCGGCATGCCGCTGGCGATGCCGTGCAGGTATTCCATGCAGGGGCCGATCAGTTCCGGGTCGACCTTCATCAGGTGCAGGATCGGTTCGGCGTTGACCAGGATCAGACTGGCGCTCAGGCCGACTACCAGCGCCAGCCACAACGCCTGGCGCACCAGCGGGCCGATTTCGCCAAAGGTGCCGGCGCCGACCCGCTGGGCGACTTTCGGGGTGGTGGCCAGCAGGGTGCCGGTCATCAGCAGGAACACCGGAATCCAGATCGAGTTACCCAGCGCGACCGCCGCCAGGTCCCGCGGGCTGACTCGTCCGGCCATCACCGCATCGACGAAGCCCATGGCCGTGGTCGCCAGCTGCGCGATCATGATCGGCAGGGCCAGGGCCAGCAGGCTGCGCAATTCCAGGCGCACCCGGGCCGGGCGGTTGAGGGAGGAGGCGGGGGTATCGATCACGGAGTTCACAGGCGAAGCGTCCACAGGGTTGATGCGCAGGGCGGCGTATTCTACGCGTTGACGGATGGGTCAGGAAAAAACCTCTGTTGTCGATTTGTAAGCGCCGACAGCTGGCCCCGCGGCGGATTGCTCGCTGGCTCAATACGCTCATCTACGCCTAAACTGCGGCACTGCGAAAGGAGCCTGCCATGCTGATTGTTGCCGACGAAAATATTCCCCTGCTCGATGCCTTTTTTTCCGGTTTTGGCGAGATCCGCCGTTTCCCCGGGCGGGCCATCGACCGCGCCGCCATCGAGGGCGCCGATGTGTTGCTGGTGCGTTCGGTGACCCAGGTCAGCCGCGAGTTGCTCGAAGGCAGCCAGGTGCGTTTTGTCGGCACCTGCACCATCGGCACCGATCACCTGGACCTCGAGTACTTCGATGAGGCGGGCATTCGCTGGTCCAGTGCGCCGGGCTGTAATGCGCGCGGAGTAGTCGACTATGTGCTGGGCAGTTTGCTGACCCTGGCGGAAATCGAAGGCGTCGACCTGGCCCAACGCACTTACGGTGTGGTCGGCGCGGGTGAGGTCGGCGGGCGACTGATCGAGGTGTTGCGTGGCCTGGGCTGGAACGTCCTGGTCTGCGACCCGCCGCGGCAGGCGGCCGAGGAGGGCGACTATGTCAGCCTCGAGCAGATCCTCGCGCAGTGCGACGTGATCAGCCTGCACACCCCCCTGACCAAGGGAGGCGAGTTGCCGACCTGGCACCTGTTGGACAAGTCGAAACTGCGGCGCCTGCGCTCCGGCGCCTGGCTGATCAATGCCAGCCGCGGCGCGGTGGTGGATAACGCTGCCCTGCGCGAGGTGTTGCTGGAGCGCGAAGACTTGCAGGCGGTCCTGGATGTCTGGGAGGGCGAGCCTCAGGTCGATGTGGCCCTGGCCGACCTGTGCGTGCTGGCGACGCCGCATATCGCTGGCTACAGCCTCGACGGCCGGCAGCGCGGTACGGCGCAGATCTATCAGGCGCTTTGCGATTTCCTTGGGCAGCCGCCGTCGATTCGCCTGCATGATCTGCTGCCGCGGCCATGGCTGGCGCAAGTGAGCCTCGATGCCGGCAGCGATCCGGCGTGGTCCTTGGCGACGATCTGCCGGGCCGTCTACGACCCGCGCCGCGACGATGCGGATTTCCGCCGCAGCCTGGTGGGCAGCGTGGCCGAACAGCGCGCCGCATTCGACGCCTTGCGCAAGGGCTATCCGCCGCGTCGGGAAATCGACGGGCTGGCCGTGCATTTGCAAGGCGAGGCCGCCGGCCTGCAGCAGATCGTCACGGCCCTGGGAGCGGTGCTGGTGCGCTGAGCTATTGCTCCTTCGTGCCGCCTTCTGGCGTCGTGGAGGAGGAACGGCGGGCATAAAAAACCCGGCGCCGGGGCCGGGTCAAGAGGACGTGAGGCTAGGTGTCAATCTTGCTGCGCAGGCTTGACCAGTCGCTTTTCCAGTTCGCGGCAGGCGTTCTGGATCATGTCTTCGGTGATCGGTACTTCGCGGCCCTGAGCGTCGATGATGGCGCATCCCAGAGACTGGTCGGGGTGGGTACGAATCACTTCAATCTTGTCATTGCTGCTCTGTTGCAAGGACATGGCCTGTCTCCTCATCAGGTAGGGCGTCATCAGGTAGTGCGCTTACTTTAAAACCGCCAGGTGACCAAGCTGTGACAACTCCCTGCCGGGTTCACTGCGGCGTTTCGCATGAAGCATCAGTCCACCAGAAATGCCGGTGGAGTTCCACTCGGAACTTAGACCAATAGCATCTAGGCTCTAGCGTCAGTGGACATAATTAACCTGACTCATTGTGATTCAGTTTGGTTCAAGCAAAATCAGCTTCCAGCAAAGTCGGGTCCCGGCCCGATTCCCCGCGGGGCCAGGCCGCGGTGGATGGTCCGGCCCGGCTCTCAGGTAGGTTCCCGAATGAATGTCTTGCTCTCTTCGCGTCAACGCCGGGCGATCCGCCTGGCCAGCCGTTTCATCGCGCCTTATCGCTGGCAGGCCCTGGGCGCATTGCTGGCGCTGGTGGTGACCGTGGGCATCACGCTGTCCATGGGGCAGGGTATCCGGCTGTTGGTCGATCGGGGTTTCATGACTGGTTCGCCGGACCTGCTCAACCAGTCCATCGGCCTGTTCCTGCTGCTGGTGGTGGGGCTCGCGGTGGGAACGTTCGTGCGTTTCTACCTGGTGTCGTGGATCGGCGAGCGCTGCGTGGCGGACATCCGTCGACAGGTGTTCAATCACCTGATCTACCTGCATCCGGGCTTCTATGAGAACAACCGCAGCTCGGAGATCCAGTCGCGGCTGACCGCCGACACGACCTTGCTGCAGTCGGTGATCGGTTCGTCGCTGTCGCTGTTCTTGCGCAACGCGCTGATGGTGATCGGCGGCATCGTGCTGCTGTTCGTCACCAACCCCAAGCTCACCAGCATCGTGGTGATCGCCTTGCCCCTGGTCCTGGCGCCGATCCTGATTTTCGGGCGCCGGGTGCGCAACCTGTCGCGCCTGAGCCAGGACCGTATCGCCGATGTCGGCAGTTACGTGGCGGAAACCCTGGGGCAGATCAAGACGGTCCAGGCCTACAACCACCAGTCGCAGGACGAGCGACGTTTTGCCCTGACCGTGGAGGAGGCGTTCAACACGGCGCGGCGGCGCATCGTCCAGCGGGCGTGGTTGATTACCCTGGTGATCGTGCTGGTGTTGGGGGCGGTCGGGGTGATGCTCTGGGTCGGTGGCATGGATGTGATCGCCGGGCGCATTTCCAGTGGCGAACTGGCGGCCTTTGTCTTCTACAGCCTGATCGTCGGCAGTGCGTTCGGCACCCTCAGCGAGGTGATCGGTGAGTTGCAGCGCGCCGCGGGTGCGGCGGAGCGGATTGCCGAACTGCTGCGCTCGGAAAGCCTGATCCAGCCACCCAGCGAGGGGCTGCTGGCCTTGCCCGAGCGGGTGCGGGGCGAGCTGGTGATGGAAAACCTGCGTTTTTCCTACCCCTCGCGTCCGGACACTTATGCCGTCGATGGCCTGAGCCTGAGCGTCCGCGAGGGCGAAACCCTGGCGCTGGTCGGGCCGTCGGGGGCCGGTAAATCGACCATCTACGACCTGCTGCTGCGGTTCTACGACCCGGAGCAGGGGCGCATCCTGCTCGACGGCGTGCCCGTGACCCGCCTCGACCCTCAGGCGCTGCGCCGCTGTTTTGCCCTGGTCTCGCAAAACCCGGCGCTGTTCTTCGGCAGCATCGAGGAGAACATTCGCTATGGCCAGCCGTCGGCCACGGCCGAGCAGGTCAGGGAGGCGGCCAGGATCGCCCATGCCCATGAGTTCATCGAGAGGATGCCCCAGGGTTACCAGACCCATCTGGGCGAAGGTGGACAGGGGCTTTCCGGCGGCCAGCGCCAGCGCCTGGCGATTGCCCGGGCGCTGCTGGTGGATGCGCCGATCCTGTTGCTGGACGAAGCCACCAGCGCCCTGGATGCCCAGAGCGAGCATCTGATCCAGCAAGCCTTGCCCAGCCTGATGCACAACCGCACCACCCTGGTGATCGCCCATCGCCTGGCCACGGTGAAGAACGCCGACCGGATCGCGGTAATGGATCAAGGCCGGCTGGTGGCCGTGGGCACTCACCAGGAACTGATCGCCAGCAATTCACTGTATGCGCGCCTGGCGGCGTTGCAGTTCGACCAGCCGGCGTCCTCCTGAGGCGAAGGTGTCGGTCTGCCCGGCCGCCGGAAACAAAAATGCCCGCATCGTCGCGGGCATTTTCATTGGGCGCTAGCGCCTACAGATCGTCGAAATAGCGTTCATGCCAATCTACCAGTGGCTGCGGCGAATTGAGCTTCTGGCCGTAGATCACCGAATAGGACAGCACGTTCTGCACGTATTGGCGGGTTTCGTCGAACGGGATGCTTTCCACCCAGACGTCGAAACTCAGGTGGTCGGCGCCCCGCAGCCACTGGCGCACACGGCCCGGGCCGGCGTTGTAAGCGGCGGACGCGAGCACCCGGTTGCCATTGAACTGGCTGTGCACCTGGCTCAGGTAGGCGGCGCCGAGCTGGATGTTCTTGTCCGGGTCCAGCACCTGCTGCGGCGAGGCCAGCGGAATGCTGAACTTGCGCGCGGTTTCCTTGGCGGTGCCGGGCATCAGTTGCATCAGGCCGGCCGCGCCCACCCCGGAGCGGGCATCGTCCATGAACGCGCTTTCCTGGCGGGTAATGGCGAACACCCAGCTCGAGTGCAGGCCGCGGACCTTGGCTTCGCGCACCAGGGTGTCGCGGTGGGCCATCGGGAAGCGGATGTCCAGGTCGTCCCAGTATTTCGCCTGGCTGATGGTGCGGATCGCCGGGAAGTACCATTTCAGGTCGTAGGCCAGCTTGGCCTGGGCGACCATTTCGTCGCGGTTGAAGTGGCGGCTGACGTGGTACCACTCGCGACGGCCATCGACGATCTGGCCCCGGGCATGGAATTCCAGGGCCCGACGCACGCCCGGTGTATTGCGTACCTTGTTGATCACTTGCTGGCTGAGCATCAGCGGCTTGTTGTTCAACTGATACGGCAACTGGGTGCGGTCGGCGGCGAGGAAACCGTAGAAGTCGCGCTCGTTGGCCAGGCCTTTATAGAGAGCCTGGGCCTGTGGGTTCTGCGGTTCGGCCAGCTCCAGGCTGCGAGCCTGCCAATAGCGCCAGCGGTTGGTGGTGGCGAGATCCTGGGGCAGCTTGCGGGTCAACTGGTAAGCATCTTCCCAGCGGGCCAGGCGCAGCAGCAGGCGCAGGCGCCACTCGGAAACCGTGTTGTCGCGCAGCTCGGGGTCGTATTGGGTCATCACGTCCAAGCCGCGGCTGTCGAAGCGCCGTGCCAGGGTCAGGCCGATTTCCCGGGCGATCGCCACTTTTTCGTCACGCGAGAAATGCATGCTGCTGGCATAGCCGTCGAGCAGGGCCATGGCCCTGTCCGGGTCCTGGCGAGCCAGGCGGCGCAGGCCCAGGCCGACCACGTCGGACATGGCTTCGCTGGCCGGGGTGAAGCGCGAAGGCTGGCTGAGCAGTTCGGGCTTCTGCGCGACATCGATCAACAGCCGACCCTGGGGGGCGAGGGTGCTCATACCTTTGACCAGGCTGTTGGCCAGCGCGTAGTTGCGCGCTTCGGCGGCCAGTTTGGCGCGCTGCCAGCGTTTCTGCTCGGTCAACTGGCCTTCGGCAGCCCATTGCGCGAACAGCGCGTCGCAGGTGGCTGGCAGGGATTTGCCGCTCAGCCACAGCTTGTCGGTGGCGGCGTAGCCTTCAGCCTTGAGGTTGTGGCCCAGCTGATATTGCGCGTTCAGGCAATCCAGCTCGGTGAAGTTGAGCTTGGGGTCGTAGTACTTGACGAAGGTGGCCCAGTCACCGCGTTCGGCCAGCCAGCGCAGCCAGCGCAGTTTCATCCAGTTGGCCTGGGGCAGGTCGCCGTGCTCGCCGAGGAACTTCTCGATCTCGGCATTGCTGGCCGTCTTGAGCCGGGCAGTCAGCTCGTCATAGGCCAGGTAGGGCTCGAGCGGGTAGTCCGCCAGTGCCTGGCTGTAGCGGAAATACGGCCCGGAGTCGCCCTTGGCCAGGGCGCGCTTGGCTTCATCGTAGTATTGACGCTGGAGGGTGAGGTCCGCGGCCTGCGCAGAGTGCACGGCAGAGGCTGAAAGAAGCAGGCAGGAAAAAAGATTGAAAAGGCGACTGCGCATGAGACATCCGTGCAGAGAAATCATGACAAGTGCCGACGAGGCCAACACTGATTGTTCCCTAGCTTAGCCTTTTGCCAGCAACGGGTGAAAGCTTTGCCCGTCTCTCGCCGCCAGTTCGCGGCAAATGTTGTTCCGGGTGCTTCAGAGGCGAAAATGCCGGCCTTATGGGGCCTCAACTCAGGTAGAATGCGCGCCCGGTTTTTGGAGAAGCTCATGACCCTGCTCAAATTCAGCGATGTGTCCCTTGCTTTCGGCGCTATGCCGCTGTTGGACAAGGTGTCCTGGCAGATCGCCCGTGGCGAGCGGGTGTGCATCATCGGTCGTAACGGTACTGGCAAATCCAGCATGCTGAAGCTGGTCAAGGGCGATCAGAAGCCCGACGACGGTTCCGTATGGCGCACGCCCGGCCTGAAAATCGGCGAATTGCCGCAAGAACTGCCGGTGGCTGACGAGCGGACGGTGTTCGACGTCGTCGCCCAGGGCCTCGATGGCGTGGGCGAGCTGCTGGCGCAGTATCACCACCTGAGCCAGAACATCGTCACCGATGCCGACCTGGAAAAACTCATGCACGTCCAGCATGACCTCGAGGCCCGTGACGGCTGGCGTCTGCAGACGCTGGTGGACAGCACCCTGAGCCGCCTGCAACTGCCGGCCGACAAGACCCTGGCCGAGCTGTCCGGTGGCTGGCGTCGCCGCGTGCTGCTGGCCCAGGCCCTGGTGTCCGAACCGGACCTGCTGCTGCTCGACGAGCCGACCAACCACCTGGATATCGGCGCCATCGCCTGGCTGGAAGAAGCCCTGAAGGATTTCCAGGGCGCGGTCCTCTTCATTACCCACGACCGTTCCTTCCTGCAAAACCTGGCGACCCGGATTCTCGAGCTGGACCGTGGCGGCCTGATCGACTGGAACGGCGACTACGCCAGCTTCCTGGTGCACAAGGAAGCGATGCTGGCGGCCGAAGAGACCGCCAACGCGCTGTTCGACAAGCGTCTGGCCCAGGAAGAGGTGTGGATCCGTCAGGGCATCAAGGCCCGTCGTACTCGTAACGAAGGCCGGGTGCGGGCGCTCAAGGCGCTGCGGGTCGAGCGCAGCGAGCGCCGCGAACGGACCGGCAAGGCCAATATCCAGCTGGAGACCGCCGAGAAATCCGGCAAGCAGGTGATGGTCCTCGAAGACGTGAGCTTCGCCCATCCGGACGGTCCGTTCCTGGTGAAGAACTTCTCCATGGTCCTGCAGCGCGGCGATCGTATCGGCCTGCTGGGCGCCAACGGTACCGGCAAGACCACGCTGCTCAAGCTGATGCTCGGGGGCCTGGTGCCAACCAGCGGCAAGGTCGAGGAGGGGACGCGCATCGACGTGGCTTACTTCGACCAGTTGCGTCATCAACTGGACCTGGAAAAGACCGTGATCGATAACGTTGCCGAAGGTCGCGACTTCATCGAGATCGATGGCCAGAGCCGTCACGTGCTCAGCTACCTGGGCGATTTCCTGTTCAGCCCGCAGCGTGCCCGCACGCCGGTCAAGGCGCTGTCCGGCGGTGAGCGTGCCCGTCTGTTGCTGGCCAAGCTGTTCAGCAAGCCGGCCAACCTGCTGGTACTCGACGAACCGACCAACGACCTGGACGTGGAAACCCTCGAACTGCTGGAAGAAGTGCTGCTGACCTTCCAGGGCACGGTGCTGATGGTCAGCCACGACCGGGCATTCCTCGACAACGTGGTCACCAGCACCCTGGTGTTCGAGGGCGAAGGCAAGGTTCGCGAATACGTCGGCGGTTATCAGGACTGGCTGCGCCAGGGTGGTTCGCCACGCCTGCTGGGCGTGACCGAGAACAAGTCCGGCAAGGCCGAGCTGAATTCGGCGGTGGTCGCGCCTGTCGCGGCGGCACCTGCCGTGGCGCAGGAAGCGCCTGCGGCGAAGAAGAAGCTCAGCTATAAGTTGCAGCGCGAACTCGAGGCCTTGCCTGGCCAGATCGAGGCGATGGAGCAGCAAATCGCTGCCGTGGAGGCGGAAATGGCCGACGCCGGCTTCTATCAGCGTCCCGCCGCCGAGACGACGGCAGTCATCGCCCAGCTGGAATGGCTCAACGCTGAACTGGATGTGCTGGTCGAACGCTGGGCCGAGCTGGATGCCTGAGTGACCTGGTGGCAATAAAAAAGCCCGACATCGATGTCGGGCTTTTTTATAGGGAGGGGTGGTAAGCGCAGGGGCTTGCCGTCGATGGGTTCAGCGTTTGACCAGGTGCACGGCCAATACGTCGCAGGGTGCACCGTGCAGCACGTCGTTGGCGGTCGAGCCCAGCAGCAGGGCCAGGCCATGGCGACCATGGCTGCCGACCACGATCAGGTCGCACTCCTGTTCCTTGGCCAGATGATGGATTTCCTGGCGTGGCTGGCCATAGGTCAGGTGGCTGTATTCCTTGGACAGCTCAGGGTATTTGGTGATGAGGCGATCGAGGCGTTCCTTGGCCTGGTCGAACTGTTGCTGTTGCAATTGGGACAGGTCCATCGGTACGTCGCCGCCGAACGCCATGGCCATCGGTTCGACAATGTGCACCAGGGACAATTTGGCGCCGTTGCTGACCGAGAGCTCGCGAGCCCGGTGAATAACAGGATCGCACTCTTCGGTTAGATCTACGGCGACCAGAATATGGTGGTAGGGCATGAGGTGCTCCTCCTGAGGATTGCAATAGCTTCAAGTATGGCTGGTTTCAAGCGGATTGGTTCCGACCTGGATCAATCGGCTCGTCAAGAATCGGGAGTACAGATATGACGGTCTGGATAGTGGTGTCAATCCTCGCGCTGGTGTTGAGCCCGCTGGCATGGTTGCGTCCGTCGCGCCGCCAGAGCGGGCAGATAGCCCTGCGCATGGAGGCGCGACGCATGGGGTTGGCCATGCAATTGGCGCCCCAGGAGTGGCCGCACTGGATGGTTCCGCAGCCGCCGAACCCCTGTGCGCAGTACCACCGGCCGCGGCGCAGTGCGCAGGCGGCCTGCTGGGTCTATTGGCAAAGCGCGCCGGGCGTGTGGGTCAACCAGTGGCGGGAAGAATGCGAGGACGCGGCCTTGCTCGAGCAGTTCCGAACACTGCCCGCCAATGTGTTCAAGATCGAGGCTGATCGGCAGATGGTCGTCTTGTATTGGGGTGAGCGGGGCGAAGCCAGTGTTTTGCAAGACATTGCCGCGGTACTCAAGGCCCTGGCATGAGGCACTTCTGCGCTGCAATGGCGCAGAAGCAGTGAACCGCGGGCAATAAAAAGCCCGACAGAGTCGGGCTGGGGTTGGCCAGGCAGGCCGGTAAATCCTGTTGATCCCTTTGTTCCGGGGTGTGACCGGATAAATATGCCGTGATCTTACGCCTGGTTTTCGCTCGGCGTGTTCCATTTTTGCTCTAAGGTTGTGCCAGCGTAGTCGCGAGGCGTCTGCGGATGCGGTGTATTAGGGCGATTTTTCTAAAGATTGATCCTATGAATGTCGTGGAATGTGCGTGGGATATCGATGGCGCTGCCGGCCTGGAGTGACCGCGAAGTCGCGTTTCAAACAGCCTTTTGGGCGATTGACAATTGTCGGATTTTCCGTGAATGTGGCGTACCCAAATCAAACGGGCGTATGAATTGAGCGTTTGTATTAGCTGAGCGCTCCTACAGAATCCCGACTATCGCGTTGGCGGGTGTGCCTGGCGGATTGGCGTAGCATCGATGGAAACGTCGCTGTCGAGCCAGAAGTTAGCGTCCGACGTGTACTGTTCAGCTTCCATATCGTGGAGATCAGTTGATGATTTACGAAGGTAAAGCCATCACGGTTAAGGCTCTTGAAAGTGGCATCGTCGAATTGAATTTCGACCTCAAGGGTGAGTCCGTCAACAAGTTCAACCGTCTTACCCTGAACGAACTGCGTTCGGCCGTGGACGCCATCAAGGCAGATGCGTCGATCAAGGGTGTGATCGTCAGCAGTGGCAAGGACGTGTTCATCGTCGGCGCCGACATCACC
This portion of the Pseudomonas sp. MRSN 12121 genome encodes:
- the tusA gene encoding sulfurtransferase TusA, whose translation is MSQIIDTPVDGTLDATGLNCPEPVMMLHQHIRDLQPGGLLKVIATDPSTRRDIPKFCVFLDHELVAQQEEAGTYLYWIRKKSG
- a CDS encoding MATE family efflux transporter, with translation MNSVIDTPASSLNRPARVRLELRSLLALALPIMIAQLATTAMGFVDAVMAGRVSPRDLAAVALGNSIWIPVFLLMTGTLLATTPKVAQRVGAGTFGEIGPLVRQALWLALVVGLSASLILVNAEPILHLMKVDPELIGPCMEYLHGIASGMPAVALYYVLRCFSDALGRTRPSMVMGLCGLALNIPINYVFIYGHLGVPAMGGVGCGWATAIVMWAMMLGMAAWTRWAPAYQSSQLFKRFDWPQWAVIKRLLGVGLPIGVAVFAESSIFAVIALLIGSLGATVVAGHQIALNISSLLFMIPYSLGMAVTVRVGQALGAGNPHQARFAAGVGLGAALAFALFSASLILLLRESIASIYTPDTAVIQVAAMLIVYAALYQFSDAIQVICAGALRGYQDTRVTMVLTLLAYWGIGLPVGYVLGLTDWFGPASGPSGLWEGLIAGLSCAALMLSIRLARSARKRIRISRAAG
- the pdxB gene encoding 4-phosphoerythronate dehydrogenase PdxB, with product MLIVADENIPLLDAFFSGFGEIRRFPGRAIDRAAIEGADVLLVRSVTQVSRELLEGSQVRFVGTCTIGTDHLDLEYFDEAGIRWSSAPGCNARGVVDYVLGSLLTLAEIEGVDLAQRTYGVVGAGEVGGRLIEVLRGLGWNVLVCDPPRQAAEEGDYVSLEQILAQCDVISLHTPLTKGGELPTWHLLDKSKLRRLRSGAWLINASRGAVVDNAALREVLLEREDLQAVLDVWEGEPQVDVALADLCVLATPHIAGYSLDGRQRGTAQIYQALCDFLGQPPSIRLHDLLPRPWLAQVSLDAGSDPAWSLATICRAVYDPRRDDADFRRSLVGSVAEQRAAFDALRKGYPPRREIDGLAVHLQGEAAGLQQIVTALGAVLVR
- a CDS encoding PA1571 family protein — its product is MSLQQSSNDKIEVIRTHPDQSLGCAIIDAQGREVPITEDMIQNACRELEKRLVKPAQQD
- a CDS encoding ABC transporter transmembrane domain-containing protein — protein: MNVLLSSRQRRAIRLASRFIAPYRWQALGALLALVVTVGITLSMGQGIRLLVDRGFMTGSPDLLNQSIGLFLLLVVGLAVGTFVRFYLVSWIGERCVADIRRQVFNHLIYLHPGFYENNRSSEIQSRLTADTTLLQSVIGSSLSLFLRNALMVIGGIVLLFVTNPKLTSIVVIALPLVLAPILIFGRRVRNLSRLSQDRIADVGSYVAETLGQIKTVQAYNHQSQDERRFALTVEEAFNTARRRIVQRAWLITLVIVLVLGAVGVMLWVGGMDVIAGRISSGELAAFVFYSLIVGSAFGTLSEVIGELQRAAGAAERIAELLRSESLIQPPSEGLLALPERVRGELVMENLRFSYPSRPDTYAVDGLSLSVREGETLALVGPSGAGKSTIYDLLLRFYDPEQGRILLDGVPVTRLDPQALRRCFALVSQNPALFFGSIEENIRYGQPSATAEQVREAARIAHAHEFIERMPQGYQTHLGEGGQGLSGGQRQRLAIARALLVDAPILLLDEATSALDAQSEHLIQQALPSLMHNRTTLVIAHRLATVKNADRIAVMDQGRLVAVGTHQELIASNSLYARLAALQFDQPASS
- a CDS encoding transglycosylase SLT domain-containing protein, which gives rise to MRSRLFNLFSCLLLSASAVHSAQAADLTLQRQYYDEAKRALAKGDSGPYFRYSQALADYPLEPYLAYDELTARLKTASNAEIEKFLGEHGDLPQANWMKLRWLRWLAERGDWATFVKYYDPKLNFTELDCLNAQYQLGHNLKAEGYAATDKLWLSGKSLPATCDALFAQWAAEGQLTEQKRWQRAKLAAEARNYALANSLVKGMSTLAPQGRLLIDVAQKPELLSQPSRFTPASEAMSDVVGLGLRRLARQDPDRAMALLDGYASSMHFSRDEKVAIAREIGLTLARRFDSRGLDVMTQYDPELRDNTVSEWRLRLLLRLARWEDAYQLTRKLPQDLATTNRWRYWQARSLELAEPQNPQAQALYKGLANERDFYGFLAADRTQLPYQLNNKPLMLSQQVINKVRNTPGVRRALEFHARGQIVDGRREWYHVSRHFNRDEMVAQAKLAYDLKWYFPAIRTISQAKYWDDLDIRFPMAHRDTLVREAKVRGLHSSWVFAITRQESAFMDDARSGVGAAGLMQLMPGTAKETARKFSIPLASPQQVLDPDKNIQLGAAYLSQVHSQFNGNRVLASAAYNAGPGRVRQWLRGADHLSFDVWVESIPFDETRQYVQNVLSYSVIYGQKLNSPQPLVDWHERYFDDL
- a CDS encoding ATP-binding cassette domain-containing protein; translation: MTLLKFSDVSLAFGAMPLLDKVSWQIARGERVCIIGRNGTGKSSMLKLVKGDQKPDDGSVWRTPGLKIGELPQELPVADERTVFDVVAQGLDGVGELLAQYHHLSQNIVTDADLEKLMHVQHDLEARDGWRLQTLVDSTLSRLQLPADKTLAELSGGWRRRVLLAQALVSEPDLLLLDEPTNHLDIGAIAWLEEALKDFQGAVLFITHDRSFLQNLATRILELDRGGLIDWNGDYASFLVHKEAMLAAEETANALFDKRLAQEEVWIRQGIKARRTRNEGRVRALKALRVERSERRERTGKANIQLETAEKSGKQVMVLEDVSFAHPDGPFLVKNFSMVLQRGDRIGLLGANGTGKTTLLKLMLGGLVPTSGKVEEGTRIDVAYFDQLRHQLDLEKTVIDNVAEGRDFIEIDGQSRHVLSYLGDFLFSPQRARTPVKALSGGERARLLLAKLFSKPANLLVLDEPTNDLDVETLELLEEVLLTFQGTVLMVSHDRAFLDNVVTSTLVFEGEGKVREYVGGYQDWLRQGGSPRLLGVTENKSGKAELNSAVVAPVAAAPAVAQEAPAAKKKLSYKLQRELEALPGQIEAMEQQIAAVEAEMADAGFYQRPAAETTAVIAQLEWLNAELDVLVERWAELDA
- a CDS encoding universal stress protein, giving the protein MPYHHILVAVDLTEECDPVIHRARELSVSNGAKLSLVHIVEPMAMAFGGDVPMDLSQLQQQQFDQAKERLDRLITKYPELSKEYSHLTYGQPRQEIHHLAKEQECDLIVVGSHGRHGLALLLGSTANDVLHGAPCDVLAVHLVKR